A single window of Desulfobacterales bacterium DNA harbors:
- a CDS encoding class I SAM-dependent methyltransferase codes for MRRLLAKILIALFRATPSSWRKQLCCLSFEAAERNRQPAAGLRELMFLDERLYHHLNQAAIRYEGGIHPKHRLMNYHSFFVDRIEKGEKVLDVGCGNGTVAMHMAESGAFVTGLDLNEENISLSRKRYQHKNLEFIRGDATDDVSGGPYDVIVMSNVLEHIRDRVELLKKLQNSCTPRRFLIRIPMFNRHWLVPLKKELGMPYFSDSTHFTEYTLNSFKAEMKDAGLMVHHHESAWGEIWAEVLKCQ; via the coding sequence ATGCGGAGACTGCTCGCGAAAATACTGATCGCCCTTTTCAGGGCAACACCTTCTTCCTGGCGAAAGCAACTCTGCTGCCTTTCTTTTGAGGCGGCGGAAAGAAACCGTCAGCCTGCCGCGGGCCTGCGGGAGCTCATGTTCCTCGACGAACGCCTGTACCATCATCTGAATCAGGCCGCCATACGCTATGAGGGGGGCATACATCCCAAACACCGGCTGATGAATTATCACAGTTTTTTTGTTGATCGGATTGAAAAGGGTGAAAAAGTTCTTGATGTCGGCTGCGGAAATGGGACAGTTGCCATGCACATGGCTGAATCCGGCGCATTTGTCACCGGCCTTGATTTGAACGAGGAAAACATCAGCCTATCCCGAAAAAGATATCAGCACAAAAACCTCGAATTCATACGGGGTGATGCCACTGATGACGTTTCTGGCGGCCCATACGATGTGATTGTCATGTCAAACGTGCTTGAGCATATCCGGGATCGCGTGGAATTGCTCAAAAAACTGCAGAACAGTTGTACGCCCAGGCGATTTCTCATACGGATACCCATGTTTAACAGGCATTGGCTTGTTCCCCTGAAAAAAGAGTTGGGAATGCCCTATTTCAGTGATTCTACCCATTTTACGGAGTACACATTGAACAGTTTTAAGGCTGAAATGAAGGATGCCGGGCTCATGGTGCATCACCATGAATCGGCATGGGGCGAAATTTGGGCGGAGGTATTAAAGTGCCAATAA